The following proteins come from a genomic window of Alosa alosa isolate M-15738 ecotype Scorff River chromosome 2, AALO_Geno_1.1, whole genome shotgun sequence:
- the kcnk12l gene encoding potassium channel subfamily K member 13 isoform X2 produces MVRKRPRASRGGRCPVAMNEDNARFGLLAALILGYLLCGAAVFSALERPSELQAHQRWQEQLDDFTGRHGVGLDALRGLLRRYEEANMAGIRVDALRPRWDFSGAFYFVGTVVSTIGFGMTTPATIGGKIFLIFYGLIGCAATILFFNLFLERIITMLAYIMRWCHERQLQRSGVGGVGGEDQRSQDDSLEGWKPSVYYVMLILAVAALLIACSASALYASTEDWGYFDSLYFCFVAFSTIGFGDLVSSQRERYAAQEAYRLGNCLFILMGVCCIYSLFNVLSIVIKQTLNWILAKLDCQRAAACPCQRGGQQACGRRWVRWRGCCCPCVPCLSSERRAAHPLTGRGRSRAHKRNAVQPATPTRDAAGKQHYTNASVETVCDSETDGGQGPEAGHLAGRRLSGEMISVNDFMASNKVSLAILQKQLCETAHGNPRQSHARCNGFSGGVGAFAIMNNRLQETSVDR; encoded by the exons ATGGTGCGGAAGCGGCCGAGGGCCAGTAGGGGCGGCCGCTGCCCAGTGGCCATGAACGAGGACAACGCGCGCTTCGGCCTGCTGGCGGCGCTCATCCTGGGCTACCTGCTGTGCGGCGCGGCCGTCTTCTCGGCGCTGGAGCGTCCGTCTGAGCTGCAGGCTCACCAGCGCTGGCAGGAGCAGCTGGACGACTTCACCGGTCGGCATGGCGTGGGCCTAGACGCCCTGCGCGGCCTGCTACGGCGGTACGAGGAGGCCAACATGGCGGGCATCCGTGTGGACGCCCTGCGGCCGCGATGGGACTTCTCCGGGGCCTTCTACTTCGTGGGAACCGTGGTCTCCACTATCG GTTTTGGGATGACGACCCCGGCCACCATCGGGGGAAAGATCTTCCTGATCTTCTACGGGCTGATCGGTTGCGCGGCCACCATCTTGTTCTTCAACCTTTTCCTGGAGCGCATCATCACCATGCTGGCCTACATCATGCGCTGGTGCCACGAGCGGCAGCTGCAGCGGTCAGGCGTGGGCGGCGTGGGCGGCGAGGACCAGCGGAGTCAGGACGACAGCCTGGAGGGCTGGAAGCCGTCCGTCTACTACGTGATGCTGATCCTGGCCGTGGCGGCTCTGCTGATCGCCTGCAGCGCGTCGGCGCTCTACGCCAGCACTGAGGACTGGGGCTACTTCGACTCGCTCTACTTCTGCTTCGTGGCCTTCAGCACCATCGGCTTCGGCGACCTGGTGAGCAGCCAGCGGGAGCGCTACGCGGCGCAGGAGGCCTATCGCCTCGGCAACTGCCTCTTCATCCTCATGGGCGTGTGCTGCATCTACTCGCTCTTCAACGTCCTCTCCATCGTCATCAAGCAGACGCTCAACTGGATCCTGGCCAAGCTGGACTGCCAGCGGGCGGCAGCGTGCCCGTGCCAGCGGGGGGGTCAGCAGGCGTGCGGACGGAGGTGGGTGAGGTGGCGCGGCTGCTGCTGCCCCTGTGTGCCCTGTCTGTCCTCAGAGCGCCGCGCTGCGCACCCTCTGACCGGCCGTGGCAGGTCCAGAGCCCACAAGCGCAACGCGGTGCAGCCGGCCACTCCGACGCGCGACGCCGCGGGCAAGCAGCACTACACCAACGCCTCGGTGGAGACGGTGTGCGACAGCGAGACGGATGGTGGCCAGGGGCCCGAGGCTGGACACTTGGCTGGCCGCCGGCTCTCCGGAGAGATGATCTCGGTCAACGACTTCATGGCGTCCAACAAGGTGTCGCTGGCCATCCTGCAGAAGCAGCTGTGTGAGACGGCGCACGGAAACCCGCGCCAGAGCCACGCGCGCTGCAACGGCTTCTCTGGGGGAGTCGGAGCCTTCGCCATCATGAACAACCGGCTGCAGGAGACCAGCGTCGACAGGTGA
- the kcnk12l gene encoding potassium channel subfamily K member 13 isoform X1 yields MVRKRPRASRGGRCPVAMNEDNARFGLLAALILGYLLCGAAVFSALERPSELQAHQRWQEQLDDFTGRHGVGLDALRGLLRRYEEANMAGIRVDALRPRWDFSGAFYFVGTVVSTIGFGMTTPATIGGKIFLIFYGLIGCAATILFFNLFLERIITMLAYIMRWCHERQLQRSGVGGVGGEDQRSQDDSLEGWKPSVYYVMLILAVAALLIACSASALYASTEDWGYFDSLYFCFVAFSTIGFGDLVSSQRERYAAQEAYRLGNCLFILMGVCCIYSLFNVLSIVIKQTLNWILAKLDCQRAAACPCQRGGQQACGRRWVRWRGCCCPCVPCLSSERRAAHPLTGRGRSRAHKRNAVQPATPTRDAAGKQHYTNASVETVCDSETDGGQGPEAGHLAGRRLSGEMISVNDFMASNKVSLAILQKQLCETAHGNPRQSHARCNGFSGGVGAFAIMNNRLQETSVDRERMIQRCKRRV; encoded by the exons ATGGTGCGGAAGCGGCCGAGGGCCAGTAGGGGCGGCCGCTGCCCAGTGGCCATGAACGAGGACAACGCGCGCTTCGGCCTGCTGGCGGCGCTCATCCTGGGCTACCTGCTGTGCGGCGCGGCCGTCTTCTCGGCGCTGGAGCGTCCGTCTGAGCTGCAGGCTCACCAGCGCTGGCAGGAGCAGCTGGACGACTTCACCGGTCGGCATGGCGTGGGCCTAGACGCCCTGCGCGGCCTGCTACGGCGGTACGAGGAGGCCAACATGGCGGGCATCCGTGTGGACGCCCTGCGGCCGCGATGGGACTTCTCCGGGGCCTTCTACTTCGTGGGAACCGTGGTCTCCACTATCG GTTTTGGGATGACGACCCCGGCCACCATCGGGGGAAAGATCTTCCTGATCTTCTACGGGCTGATCGGTTGCGCGGCCACCATCTTGTTCTTCAACCTTTTCCTGGAGCGCATCATCACCATGCTGGCCTACATCATGCGCTGGTGCCACGAGCGGCAGCTGCAGCGGTCAGGCGTGGGCGGCGTGGGCGGCGAGGACCAGCGGAGTCAGGACGACAGCCTGGAGGGCTGGAAGCCGTCCGTCTACTACGTGATGCTGATCCTGGCCGTGGCGGCTCTGCTGATCGCCTGCAGCGCGTCGGCGCTCTACGCCAGCACTGAGGACTGGGGCTACTTCGACTCGCTCTACTTCTGCTTCGTGGCCTTCAGCACCATCGGCTTCGGCGACCTGGTGAGCAGCCAGCGGGAGCGCTACGCGGCGCAGGAGGCCTATCGCCTCGGCAACTGCCTCTTCATCCTCATGGGCGTGTGCTGCATCTACTCGCTCTTCAACGTCCTCTCCATCGTCATCAAGCAGACGCTCAACTGGATCCTGGCCAAGCTGGACTGCCAGCGGGCGGCAGCGTGCCCGTGCCAGCGGGGGGGTCAGCAGGCGTGCGGACGGAGGTGGGTGAGGTGGCGCGGCTGCTGCTGCCCCTGTGTGCCCTGTCTGTCCTCAGAGCGCCGCGCTGCGCACCCTCTGACCGGCCGTGGCAGGTCCAGAGCCCACAAGCGCAACGCGGTGCAGCCGGCCACTCCGACGCGCGACGCCGCGGGCAAGCAGCACTACACCAACGCCTCGGTGGAGACGGTGTGCGACAGCGAGACGGATGGTGGCCAGGGGCCCGAGGCTGGACACTTGGCTGGCCGCCGGCTCTCCGGAGAGATGATCTCGGTCAACGACTTCATGGCGTCCAACAAGGTGTCGCTGGCCATCCTGCAGAAGCAGCTGTGTGAGACGGCGCACGGAAACCCGCGCCAGAGCCACGCGCGCTGCAACGGCTTCTCTGGGGGAGTCGGAGCCTTCGCCATCATGAACAACCGGCTGCAGGAGACCAGCGTCGACAG GGAGCGGATGATTCAGAGATGTAAACGGCGTGTCTGA